A single Rhodothermales bacterium DNA region contains:
- a CDS encoding M1 family aminopeptidase has protein sequence MRLRVLIVVCSLFCAFAQERVVAQVAGVDVLDYEFRIAVDDASDRIEGETLITVRFDRAGVERLTLDLVTAAGPREPGMQVAGVRENDRTIRFEHAADRLVLHLSSPSQAAEERRFSISYGGIPVDGLIIAKNRHGNRTFFGDNWPNRARNWLPTIDHPSDKATCAFVITAPNHYQVIANGRLVEETDLPGERRRTTWRTDAPLPTKVMVFGAARFAVRYEGEVADVPVQTWVYPEDRDDGFYDFAVAMDMLRYFDNRIGSFPYAKLANVQSKTRYGGMENAGAIFYNENAITGERSNESTVAHEIAHQWFGDSVTEADWPHIWLSEGFATYFAELYLEHAYGRSRLVADMAEAREAVIRFFRRSPTPLVDTRTDDPNQLLNTNSYQKGGWVLHMLRGLIGDDAFWIGIRSYYATHRDANATSDDLRQAMEQAAGQELGWFFDQWLYRPGQPKLRVTHGYDAANKQLTVTVAQRQAGAPFRFPLDLDLVTGGDVRRERVLVDQAEHTFRFELDRPITELVVDPDVALLMELDPAR, from the coding sequence ATGCGTCTTCGCGTTTTGATCGTCGTATGCAGTCTGTTTTGCGCGTTCGCGCAGGAACGCGTCGTGGCGCAAGTCGCCGGCGTCGATGTTCTGGATTATGAGTTTCGGATCGCGGTCGACGATGCCTCCGATCGGATCGAGGGCGAGACGTTGATCACCGTCCGCTTCGATCGGGCCGGCGTGGAGCGTCTCACGCTCGATCTGGTAACGGCCGCAGGACCGCGGGAGCCGGGCATGCAGGTCGCCGGCGTGCGGGAGAACGATCGTACCATCCGTTTCGAGCACGCGGCGGACCGCCTGGTACTCCATCTGTCGTCGCCCTCGCAAGCCGCTGAGGAACGAAGGTTCAGCATTTCGTATGGCGGCATACCGGTGGACGGGCTCATCATCGCCAAAAACCGGCACGGCAACCGCACGTTTTTCGGGGACAACTGGCCCAACCGCGCGCGCAACTGGCTGCCGACGATCGACCATCCTTCCGACAAGGCGACGTGCGCCTTTGTCATCACCGCCCCGAATCACTACCAGGTCATCGCCAACGGCCGGCTCGTCGAGGAAACCGATCTCCCGGGCGAGCGCCGCCGCACCACATGGCGGACCGACGCGCCGCTGCCGACCAAGGTGATGGTGTTCGGCGCGGCGCGCTTCGCGGTGCGTTACGAAGGCGAGGTGGCCGACGTGCCGGTGCAGACCTGGGTGTATCCGGAAGACCGGGACGACGGGTTTTACGATTTTGCGGTGGCGATGGACATGCTGCGGTATTTCGACAACCGCATCGGCTCGTTTCCCTACGCCAAACTCGCGAACGTGCAGTCGAAGACCCGCTACGGCGGCATGGAAAACGCCGGCGCGATCTTCTATAACGAAAATGCCATCACCGGCGAGCGGAGCAACGAGTCGACCGTCGCCCACGAAATCGCCCACCAGTGGTTCGGCGATTCCGTCACCGAAGCCGATTGGCCGCATATCTGGCTCAGTGAAGGATTCGCGACCTACTTCGCCGAGCTGTACCTGGAGCACGCGTACGGGCGGAGCCGGCTCGTCGCCGACATGGCGGAGGCGCGCGAGGCCGTCATCCGGTTCTTCCGCCGCAGCCCCACCCCGCTCGTCGACACCCGCACCGACGACCCCAACCAGCTGCTCAATACCAACAGCTACCAGAAAGGCGGCTGGGTGCTGCACATGCTCCGCGGGCTGATCGGCGACGACGCGTTCTGGATCGGCATCCGGAGCTACTACGCAACGCATCGCGACGCCAACGCCACGTCGGACGACCTGCGGCAAGCGATGGAGCAGGCGGCCGGCCAGGAACTCGGCTGGTTCTTCGACCAGTGGCTCTATCGCCCCGGGCAACCAAAGCTGCGGGTGACGCACGGCTACGACGCCGCGAACAAGCAGCTGACCGTGACCGTCGCCCAGCGACAGGCCGGCGCGCCCTTTCGCTTCCCGCTGGATCTCGACCTGGTGACGGGCGGGGACGTCCGCCGGGAACGCGTCCTCGTCGATCAGGCCGAACACACGTTCAGGTTCGAGCTGGACAGGCCGATTACCGAACTGGTGGTGGATCCGGATGTCGCGCTGTTGATGGAGCTCGACCCCGCGCGATAG